The following nucleotide sequence is from Halococcus saccharolyticus DSM 5350.
TTTCGATGGAACGCAGAGGTAGTAGGCGGGATCGTCTGGCCACGCCGGTTCGTCGAAAATTTGGGCGAAGTGGCCGTCCCAGTCGGTCGGGAGGACGAGGGTGTGGTGGGCGAGCGGTTCGACATCACCCTCGACACCGAGATAGAGGAGAAAGGCGGAGGGCGCGAGCGTGCGATCGTCCCAGTAGTCCTCCGAATACTGGCGCTCGTGTTCAGGCAGGAGCTCCTGCTCGGTGTGGGCGTAGTCGGCGTCGCTGACGACCGCATTTGGGCTGTGGGTTCCCGCCACCGTGTCGACGAGGAACCTCTCGCGTCGCCTCGTGATCTCGGTGACTTCTGCGCCGGTCTCGAAGGTGACACCGAGTTCCCGGGCGAGGTCGGCGATCCCATCGACGACGCCGCCGAACCCGCCCTCAGGGTAGTACACGCCGAGATTGAAATCCACGTGGCTCATCATGGTGTAGAGCGCGGGCGTGTTCTTCGGTGAGCCACCCAGGAAGACGAGGGTGTACTGCATGATCTGCTGGAGCTTCGGGTGCTCGAAATAGTTCGAGACATGGTCGTCCATCGACCGGAGCAGGTTCAGCCCGACCGGCGCGGACCGGAACACCTCGCTGTCGACCCAGTCCCGCAGGCGGGGGCGGTCGGTATAGACGAACCGCTCCATCGCGGCCTCGTAGGTCGACTCACTCTGATCGAGATACGCGTCGAAGGCTTCGGCCGCGCCGTCCTCGTAGGATTCGAACGTCGCCCGGACCTGGTCGCGGTCGGGCGTGAGATCCACCCGGTCGCCGTCCTTGAAGAACACCCGGTAGTGGGGATCGAGGCGGGAGAGTCCGTAGTAGTCGGTCGGCTGCCTCTCGAAGTGGCCGAAAAAGCGCTCGAAAACGTCGGGCATCAGGTACCACGACGGCCCCATGTCGAACCGGAACCCCTCGGTCTCGAACTGCGAGGCGCGCCCGCCGACCTGATCGTTTTTCTCCAGAAGGGTGACGTCGGCCCCTGCATCGGCGAGGTAACACGCCGCCGACAGTCCGCCGAAGCCACCGCCGACCACGGCGATCGACCGCCCAGCGAGCGGATCGTCCGACCCCACTCCTGCCGCACGCGTTCCGCCCGAGAGCGAATCCATGTGCTCGTTCCCACGGCCGCGGCGCATAAAAATCGACGGACCCGCCGGTGTCGGGAACTATCCCCGAGCCCTCCTCCGAAGCGGTTCGGAGACCTCCGAGGCGGGCAGCCGACGGCTCGACCGCCGTTACCGTCAAGGAGCACGCCCGCGCGCCGGCCCCGCATCCGACCCAGCTCGGATTTCACGGCCAGTTCTACCGTGACGGCGAGCCGACGCGCTCGATGGCGTGATCGGGAGCGAGGGTCGCCCCCGATCCATCGGAATGAGAGAGCAACGACCGACGATCGCGGGTCGGCAACCGGCGGCATCGGCCGCCGGGACGGAAACGGGTATCGGGTTGCCGATGCTGTCGTGTGTATGGACGGGACCACCGCACTCGTCACCGGCGTCAGTCGCGGGATCGGCGCGGCACTCGCGCGGCGCTTCGTCGCCGAGGGCGCACACGTCGTCGGCTGTGCGCGCGATGCCGACGCGCTCGAAACGCTCGCTGAGGAGATACGGGCGGACAGCGGCGGCACGGACGACGCGGGCGGAATCACCGTCCAGCGCGCGGACGTCCGCGACGAGTACGACGTCGAACGCCTCGCGGAGACCGCCGCCAGAGCGGGCGGGAACGACGGGATCGATCTCGTAGTGGCGAATGCGGGCATCTATCACGGTTCGGCGGGTGAAACACCGCTCAACGAGGAGAGTTATGCTGCGGTCGACGAGCACCTCCGGACGAACGCCCGTGGCGTCTTTGCCACGATCCGGGAATCGCTGCCCCACCTCGCGGCCAACGCCCGCGTCCTCGTGCCCTCGGGAGCGGTCGCCCGGGAAGCACAGTCCGGCATGGGATCGTACGCCGTCTCGAAAGCCGCGGCAGAGGCGCTCGCTCGCGGGTTCGCGGCCGAAACCGACCAGCCTGTGGGCGTCGTCGATCCCGGTCAGGTCGCGACCGATCTCGCCGGTGACGGCGGACGCGATCCCGAGGAGATCGCCGAGATGTTCGTCTGGGCGGCGAACGATGTCGAACCGGACGACCTCGACGGCGAGATTCTCGACCTCCGGGCGTGGCGGCAAGCGACTCGCTGAGATCGTCCCCCCGACCGCGACCGGACATCACTCGATGGCCTTATTAACTCCTGGACCTGTGTTGCTAACCGAATGGGTATCACCGAGGAGGTTGGGGTCGTCAATCGTGGATCGATTCCGTGGCTCGGCATTGCCGGCACGGGCGCGCTCGTGTGCCTCTCGGTCGTTGGGGCGACGGCGGGCCTCTGGAAAGTGCTCGTCGTCGGCTGGGTCGCGTTCGTCGCGATGGCCGGCGGGGCAGTCGTGGGATCACGCTCGGCGACCGCCGACACCCACGCTGTGCGATTGGTCTGGGGGTACGGCCTCGCGAGCGGCGCGATGGTCACGAGTGCCGCCGTCTTCCTCGTTCCACAGGCGATCGGGTACGACCCGAAGATCGGAGGGTTCGGGATCGCAGCCGGGCTGCTCGCGGGCTACGCCGGCCACACCATCGGCCATCGGTTCGCCCACCGCGATCTCCCCATAGAAACCACGACCGCCCAGCTCACTGCGCATTCGCTCACGGCCGGGATCGTCATCGGGACCGTCTACACGCTGCTGCCCGATCTCGGACTCCTGCTCGGACTGGGGATCGTTTCTCACAAGGGGCCCGCGGGCTACGCCGCCGCACGGCGGCTCCGACGGCACGACATGCCGGTCGGGATGGTCGTGCTCCCGGCAGCCGGGGTGGGGGTCGCGGCGCTTCTCGCAGGCCTTCTCGAACCGCCGTCGTCGATGGCGGTTTCGGCCGCAGTCTTCGGGTTCGCTGCCGGACTCTTCCTCCATGTCGCGATGGATTTCTTACCGGAGTGTGAGGTCGGCGGCGAGGTCGGTGAAGTGGCGGCGCTCACCGGCGACGACCACGCGCTGCTCGATCGGCTCCGGGTTCACGCGGTGGCGAGCACCGCGGTCGGCGCGGGAGCGGTGTTTCTCGCGTGGCTAGCCCTCGCCGCCTGACGCGTCACGCCAGCCACCACTCGATCCCGGGCCGGTTCCGAACACGTGTCGAGTGACCGATGAAAGGTAAGCGTTTTGCTACTCAATACCATACCATCTCGTATGGGTGTTATCGCCGAGTTCAGCCTCGCGCCGGGAAAGCTCTCGTTCGCGACGGCGCTCTCGGCCGCACCGTCGGTCGAATTCGAGATCGAACGCGAGTACGGAACGCGATCCGCGACGCCGATCGCGTTCTGCTGGGCGCGCGGCGGGGACCTCGAAGCGTTCGAGCATGGACTCGAACGCGACGAGACCCTGACCGACATCCGACGGTTGAGCAAATCGGACGATCAGCGGCTCTATCGCGTGCAGTTGACCGGCGAAGCCTCCGTCGTGACCTACGACCTGTGGATCGATCTCGGGGCAGCACGGCTCGAAATGCGCTACGCAGACGGGCGATGGCACACCCGAATGCGGTTTCCAGATCGTGAGGCACTGAGCACGTTCAGTAGTTCCTGTGACGAGCACGGACTCGATTTCCGACTCGCTCGACTGTACAACACCGATCCCACCGACGGACCACCGCGGGATCAGCTCACGTCTTGCCAGCGCGAAACCCTCCAGTTGGCCCACGAACGCGGCTACTTCGACATCCCACGTCAGGCTACTCTCGGCGACCTCGCCGACGATCTCGACGTCTCGAACCAGGCCGTTTCCGAACGACTCCGTCGCGGCTGTGCGCGGATCGTCGGCGATCTGTTCGGCTAGAGGTGCTCGATATGTCATCGCGAACCGTTTAGCCGAGCGAGTGTCTCCCGGCGGTCGAGAGATCGTCTTTCGGGGCAGGTTCCGTTGCGTGGCATCGCATACTCGACCGCCCCGCCGTTTTCGTCCCCCGTCGAGCCGCCGGAAGCGGTCGAGGTGACAGCCACTCAACCAGCGAACCACATGCTCTTGTTTCCGGCGTGTGTACCCGGAAGTGATGGTTTCGGATGGTGATTCCGCCCCTGACTTCACCGCAAAGCTCGCCGGCGACGAGCCGGAGGAATTCACGCTCTCGGAACAGTTCGGCGAGGCTCCGCTCGTCCTCGCCTTCTTCCCCGGTGCGTTCACGCCGCCGTGTACCAACGAGATGGTGGCGTTTCAGGACGATCTCGACGCCCTTCGCGAAACCGGGGCGACCCTCTACGGTATCAGCGCCGACTCGCCGTTCTCCCAGGCCGCGTTCCAAGACGAGCACGGCCTCGAGTTCGATCTCGTGAGCGACATGGATCGTGCAGCCATCGAGGCCTACGACGTGAGCCTCGACATCGACGATCTCGGACTTCAGGGCGTGGCCGAGCGCGCAGTCTTCGTCATCGACGGCGACGGGACGGTTACGTATTCGTGGGTCGCTGACGATCCGACCAACGAACCCGACTACGACGCGGTCTACGAGGCCGCTGAGGCCGCGGCGTAAACTCGTACGAATCCCGGACCGCAAGTCGCCGTTTTTCGAACCCACCGCAGAGCTACAGCTCGATCTTCGTTTCGGGGTTTTCGAGCGACCAGAGCACCTCGGGGAGGAACGCATCGAGGTTGTCGATCACGCGGCGGTCACTCACGTCGAGACCCTCGCAGTGTTCTTCGGCCTCGTCGCGCACCGTCACGCGAATTTCTCCGTTCTCGTAGTGGACTTCGAGCGGGAACACCGAACACCGCGCGGGTTTCCAGTCGTGTTCGGCGTGAAGCGCACACAGGCCGTCCTCGCCGAGGAAGTAACACGCCGCGCCGTCGTCGCCAACGTGATCGTCTCTGTCCTTGGCCTCGCGGCGGACGAACTGCTGGCCGTGGGCGGTCGTGGTGGCGTCATTCAGGTTCGCGCGCGCGGCGAGGCCGAGGAGGTCGTGATCGTAGAGCAACACACCGTGCTGGCAGCACCACGTACACGAGTCGACGCACTCGAAGGTGAGGTCGGGGTCGAACGCCACGACCGCCTCACAGCCGGGGTGGACCTCGACGCGGCGTGGCTCGTTCACGCCCGCTCTGGGCGCTGCGGCGGACAAAGCCTTTCGGTCGGCGTCACGCCGGTCGTTCGCGTCCGTTTCGTCGAAGACCGAATCTTCGACGGCGGCGGTAGCAAGCCGGGCAAGCCATCGCCGGCAACCGAATCTTGAAGCCTGGGCGCGAACACGTCTCTCGGGATGGAACACATTACCGTGGGCGACACGACGGTGCCCGCACTCGGCTTCGGCACGTCGGGGATGGACACCGACGACGAGCGCTACCGGGCCGTTTCGGCCGCGCTTGAGGCGGGTTACCGCCACATCGACACCGCACAGATGTACGACAGCGAGTCCGCGGTCGGCGACGCGATCCACGATGCGGACGTCGACCGCGAAGAGGTGTTCGTCACCACGAAGCTGTTGGGCGAGAATCGCGCCCACGACGCAGTGATCGAGTCGACTCACGACAGCCTCGATCGACTCGACACCGAGTTCGTCGATCTCCTCCTGATCCACTCGCCCGATCAGGAGCCCTCACACGAGGAGACCCTCAACGCGATGAACGAACTGGTCGATGAGGGGGCGGTGGAGAACGTCGGCATCTCGAATTTCTCGGTGGAGGAAACTCGCACGGCGATCGAGCACTCCGACGCGCCGATCCTCACGAACCAAGTGGAGTACAACGTCCACGAGCGCCGGGACGACCTCCTCTCGTTCTGTCTCGATCACGACGTCATGCTCACCGCGTACAGCCCGCTCGGGGTCGGCGATTGCCTCAACGACGAGGTTGTGAGGAGGATCGCCGACGACCACGACAGAACGCCCGCCCAGGTCGTGATCCGGTGGCTGCTCCAACAGCCGCTGGTGTCGCCGATCCCAATGTCGTCGAACCCCGACCACGTCTGGGCGAACGCCGACGTGTTCGACTTTGAGCTAACCGACGACGAGATGCGCGACCTGTTCGCCGTCGGCGGGGATCTCGACGACGATCTCGCATCGAAACTCGGACTGTAGCCGATTCGTGACGGCGAGCGGTTCTCAGCTGTACCCACGCCAGCGGTGGCCGCACTCGGTACACTTGAAGAACCGCGTCG
It contains:
- a CDS encoding redoxin domain-containing protein codes for the protein MVSDGDSAPDFTAKLAGDEPEEFTLSEQFGEAPLVLAFFPGAFTPPCTNEMVAFQDDLDALRETGATLYGISADSPFSQAAFQDEHGLEFDLVSDMDRAAIEAYDVSLDIDDLGLQGVAERAVFVIDGDGTVTYSWVADDPTNEPDYDAVYEAAEAAA
- a CDS encoding helix-turn-helix domain-containing protein, with the protein product MGVIAEFSLAPGKLSFATALSAAPSVEFEIEREYGTRSATPIAFCWARGGDLEAFEHGLERDETLTDIRRLSKSDDQRLYRVQLTGEASVVTYDLWIDLGAARLEMRYADGRWHTRMRFPDREALSTFSSSCDEHGLDFRLARLYNTDPTDGPPRDQLTSCQRETLQLAHERGYFDIPRQATLGDLADDLDVSNQAVSERLRRGCARIVGDLFG
- a CDS encoding aldo/keto reductase; its protein translation is MEHITVGDTTVPALGFGTSGMDTDDERYRAVSAALEAGYRHIDTAQMYDSESAVGDAIHDADVDREEVFVTTKLLGENRAHDAVIESTHDSLDRLDTEFVDLLLIHSPDQEPSHEETLNAMNELVDEGAVENVGISNFSVEETRTAIEHSDAPILTNQVEYNVHERRDDLLSFCLDHDVMLTAYSPLGVGDCLNDEVVRRIADDHDRTPAQVVIRWLLQQPLVSPIPMSSNPDHVWANADVFDFELTDDEMRDLFAVGGDLDDDLASKLGL
- a CDS encoding phytoene desaturase family protein gives rise to the protein MDSLSGGTRAAGVGSDDPLAGRSIAVVGGGFGGLSAACYLADAGADVTLLEKNDQVGGRASQFETEGFRFDMGPSWYLMPDVFERFFGHFERQPTDYYGLSRLDPHYRVFFKDGDRVDLTPDRDQVRATFESYEDGAAEAFDAYLDQSESTYEAAMERFVYTDRPRLRDWVDSEVFRSAPVGLNLLRSMDDHVSNYFEHPKLQQIMQYTLVFLGGSPKNTPALYTMMSHVDFNLGVYYPEGGFGGVVDGIADLARELGVTFETGAEVTEITRRRERFLVDTVAGTHSPNAVVSDADYAHTEQELLPEHERQYSEDYWDDRTLAPSAFLLYLGVEGDVEPLAHHTLVLPTDWDGHFAQIFDEPAWPDDPAYYLCVPSK
- a CDS encoding YkgJ family cysteine cluster protein, coding for MNEPRRVEVHPGCEAVVAFDPDLTFECVDSCTWCCQHGVLLYDHDLLGLAARANLNDATTTAHGQQFVRREAKDRDDHVGDDGAACYFLGEDGLCALHAEHDWKPARCSVFPLEVHYENGEIRVTVRDEAEEHCEGLDVSDRRVIDNLDAFLPEVLWSLENPETKIEL
- a CDS encoding SDR family oxidoreductase: MDGTTALVTGVSRGIGAALARRFVAEGAHVVGCARDADALETLAEEIRADSGGTDDAGGITVQRADVRDEYDVERLAETAARAGGNDGIDLVVANAGIYHGSAGETPLNEESYAAVDEHLRTNARGVFATIRESLPHLAANARVLVPSGAVAREAQSGMGSYAVSKAAAEALARGFAAETDQPVGVVDPGQVATDLAGDGGRDPEEIAEMFVWAANDVEPDDLDGEILDLRAWRQATR